In a genomic window of bacterium:
- a CDS encoding SDR family oxidoreductase: MGLFDGKVALVTGAGSGIGRACALLFAQEGAKVVVSNRREQNGKETIRRIYQEGGEAVYIHADVSKPAEVETLVKETVKTFGRLDMALNNAGIAGELAPTADQTLRNWDEVIAINLSGVFYCMKYEIPALLKAGGGAIVNMASILGQVGFAGAPAYVAAKHGVLGLTKNAALEYGARNIRVNAVGPAFIETPMIAPVTSDQAARDGIVGLHPMARLGQPSEVAELVAFLCSTKASFITGAYYPVDGGYLAR; encoded by the coding sequence ATGGGACTCTTCGACGGCAAGGTGGCGTTGGTGACGGGGGCCGGATCGGGCATCGGTCGGGCTTGTGCCCTTCTTTTCGCCCAGGAGGGCGCCAAGGTCGTGGTCTCCAACCGCCGGGAACAGAACGGCAAGGAGACCATCCGGCGCATCTACCAGGAAGGCGGCGAGGCCGTTTATATCCACGCCGACGTCTCCAAACCCGCCGAAGTGGAAACTTTGGTAAAGGAAACGGTCAAGACCTTCGGCCGGCTGGACATGGCCCTCAACAACGCGGGCATCGCGGGTGAGCTGGCCCCGACCGCGGACCAAACCCTCCGGAATTGGGATGAGGTGATCGCCATCAACCTGTCCGGTGTTTTCTACTGCATGAAATACGAGATCCCCGCCCTTCTGAAGGCCGGGGGCGGGGCCATCGTGAACATGGCCTCCATCCTCGGCCAGGTGGGGTTCGCCGGAGCCCCCGCCTACGTGGCCGCCAAGCACGGGGTCCTCGGACTGACGAAGAACGCGGCCTTGGAATACGGCGCCCGGAACATCCGGGTGAACGCCGTGGGCCCCGCCTTCATCGAGACCCCCATGATCGCCCCCGTCACCTCGGACCAAGCCGCCCGGGACGGGATCGTGGGCCTTCATCCCATGGCCCGATTGGGCCAGCCATCGGAGGTGGCCGAATTGGTCGCCTTCCTCTGTTCCACCAAAGCATCCTTCATCACCGGGGCCTATTACCCGGTGGATGGGGGCTATCTGGCCCGATAA
- a CDS encoding DUF2934 domain-containing protein has translation MKKTKGKKAHEDMKPETRAEMEETLRKAAYYRWLERGAPLGDDLNDWYEVENRWRDNIVPANNN, from the coding sequence ATGAAAAAGACGAAGGGGAAAAAAGCGCATGAAGATATGAAGCCCGAAACCCGGGCGGAGATGGAGGAAACCCTCCGTAAGGCCGCCTATTACCGGTGGCTGGAACGGGGCGCGCCCCTGGGGGACGATCTGAATGACTGGTATGAGGTCGAGAACCGTTGGCGGGACAATATCGTCCCGGCCAACAACAACTGA
- a CDS encoding TraB/GumN family protein, with product MPMKMPTGRRLLLILGLWSLGVPSCPADTDPKVLEFLDKMNLYYYSLAREGLSSLQADVTCDISVDGAAPKPGESGLPFHFSYLGNGTMPVMSPMQKPGETAYTVKKLANLSNLSYNFVKLWGMFTTQPLFETDVYSYRFSRDPDQAFQVTGTGSDGAYTLWFDPKGMAERVEWDSATDKVTMKLSFMATAKGPLLDRLEIIEVSGHKKEGEVACEIKYGRLQGLQVPTDFTVVTHSDAHEVRFRFALSNYELHMAHEGKVLPPGQDYQVLPAESEMPGTKHFLWRVQSPTATVYLLGSIHIRPESPLLLPDAIDRCYRSANFVGFEYDISQDEKNQAEQAAYMKKHFVYPPEDNLLKHLEPGEWNAVQSILVMDGLEEEKAVRMKPILLGMVLDDLALQKEGLDHGMGIDQIFYRRAQVDKKPVFGMEFWWKPLEELASLSDHDQVYNLIGSVLSEHNALKFLNQALRLWKTGDTAGLEALMNRDISPPEKREMDKIIVDRNQKWVPQFERMLGTRAVYFVVVGSGHLVGDDGVPRLLKAKGYRVDQL from the coding sequence ATGCCCATGAAAATGCCCACGGGAAGACGCCTTCTTTTGATCCTGGGTCTTTGGTCCTTGGGCGTTCCATCTTGTCCCGCCGACACCGACCCGAAGGTCCTCGAATTCCTCGACAAGATGAACCTTTATTACTATTCCCTCGCCCGGGAAGGACTCTCCAGCCTCCAGGCCGACGTGACCTGCGATATTTCGGTGGATGGCGCCGCTCCTAAGCCGGGTGAATCCGGTCTCCCGTTCCATTTTTCTTATCTGGGGAACGGGACCATGCCGGTCATGTCCCCCATGCAAAAACCGGGGGAAACGGCCTACACCGTCAAGAAGCTGGCCAATCTCTCGAACCTTTCCTACAACTTCGTCAAATTGTGGGGCATGTTCACGACCCAACCCTTGTTCGAGACCGATGTCTATTCCTACCGTTTTTCAAGGGACCCGGACCAGGCCTTCCAGGTGACCGGGACCGGTTCGGACGGCGCCTACACCCTTTGGTTCGACCCGAAAGGGATGGCCGAAAGGGTCGAATGGGACAGCGCCACCGATAAGGTGACCATGAAGTTGTCCTTCATGGCCACGGCCAAGGGCCCGCTGCTGGACCGGCTGGAGATCATCGAGGTCTCGGGCCACAAAAAGGAAGGGGAGGTGGCCTGCGAGATCAAGTATGGGCGGTTGCAGGGTCTCCAAGTTCCCACGGATTTCACCGTCGTGACCCATTCGGACGCGCACGAGGTGCGCTTCCGGTTCGCACTCTCCAATTACGAGCTCCATATGGCCCACGAGGGGAAGGTCCTGCCCCCGGGCCAGGATTACCAGGTGCTTCCCGCCGAATCGGAGATGCCCGGGACCAAACACTTCCTTTGGCGGGTCCAAAGCCCCACCGCCACCGTCTATCTGCTGGGGTCCATCCATATACGGCCCGAAAGCCCCCTGCTGCTCCCGGACGCCATCGACCGGTGCTACCGTTCGGCCAACTTCGTGGGTTTTGAATACGACATCTCCCAGGACGAGAAGAACCAGGCCGAGCAGGCCGCCTATATGAAGAAGCATTTCGTCTATCCGCCGGAGGACAACCTCCTGAAACACCTGGAACCCGGGGAATGGAACGCGGTCCAAAGCATCCTGGTCATGGACGGTCTTGAAGAGGAAAAGGCGGTGCGGATGAAGCCGATCCTGCTGGGGATGGTCCTCGATGACCTGGCCCTGCAGAAGGAGGGCCTGGACCATGGCATGGGAATCGACCAGATCTTCTACCGCCGGGCCCAGGTGGACAAAAAACCGGTCTTCGGCATGGAGTTCTGGTGGAAGCCCCTGGAGGAACTCGCCAGCCTCAGCGACCACGACCAGGTCTATAACCTGATCGGATCGGTCCTGAGCGAGCACAATGCGCTGAAGTTCCTCAACCAGGCCCTCAGGCTCTGGAAGACGGGGGACACGGCGGGGCTGGAGGCGCTCATGAACCGGGACATTTCGCCCCCTGAGAAACGGGAAATGGACAAGATCATCGTGGACCGCAACCAAAAGTGGGTGCCCCAGTTCGAACGCATGCTGGGGACCCGGGCCGTCTATTTCGTGGTGGTAGGGTCGGGGCACTTAGTGGGGGACGACGGGGTCCCCAGACTGCTCAAGGCCAAGGGATACCGCGTCGATCAACTGTGA
- a CDS encoding TIGR01777 family oxidoreductase gives MPLFEKESRIEVPVEELFRWHTQGPAFERLAPPWEKVHVLERTGGLQDGGKVVLQVRQGPVALEWTAVHRDYIEGKQFVDEQVRGPFARWIHTHQTRSDGPQASILKDHIEYQPPFGPLGALASGYLRSKIERTFRFRHDRTRQDLERLHPFASQKPLRIAMTGASGLVGTALSQFLACGGHEILPMVRRKPRPGEKAVHWDPVRMEMDQDALEGVDAVVHLAGENIGVGRWSASRKESIRRSRVEGTRFLSETLASLKNPPRTLICSSAIGFYGNRGDEALDEKSAPGQGFLPDVCQEWETACGPARDAGIRVVNLRTGIVLTPLGGALAKMLPPFRMGGGGIIGSGRQWMSWISLEDLVGIFHYALHAKGLQGPVNAVAPTPMTNRDLTKVLGKVLGRPTLFPLPGFMVKALFGEMGEALLLEGQRVLPQRLQEAGFPFLHSDLESALRWELGR, from the coding sequence ATGCCCCTTTTCGAGAAAGAATCCAGGATCGAAGTGCCCGTCGAGGAACTTTTCCGCTGGCATACCCAGGGACCCGCCTTTGAAAGACTGGCCCCACCCTGGGAGAAGGTCCATGTGTTGGAAAGGACCGGAGGGCTCCAGGACGGCGGGAAAGTGGTCCTTCAGGTGCGCCAGGGCCCCGTTGCGCTGGAATGGACGGCGGTCCACCGTGACTATATAGAGGGGAAGCAGTTCGTCGATGAGCAGGTCCGGGGACCTTTCGCCCGGTGGATCCATACCCATCAAACCCGTTCCGACGGCCCGCAGGCGAGCATCCTCAAGGACCATATCGAATACCAGCCGCCCTTCGGGCCCCTGGGGGCCTTGGCGTCCGGCTATCTGCGTTCCAAGATCGAAAGGACCTTCCGCTTCCGGCATGACCGCACCCGCCAGGACCTGGAGCGGCTCCACCCCTTCGCCTCCCAAAAGCCCCTGCGCATCGCCATGACCGGGGCTTCGGGCCTGGTCGGGACCGCCCTTTCCCAATTCCTCGCCTGCGGCGGGCACGAGATCCTGCCGATGGTCCGCCGCAAGCCGCGGCCCGGTGAAAAGGCCGTCCATTGGGACCCGGTACGGATGGAAATGGATCAGGACGCCCTGGAAGGGGTGGATGCGGTCGTCCATTTGGCGGGGGAGAACATCGGGGTGGGCCGCTGGAGCGCTTCCCGCAAGGAATCCATCCGCCGGAGCCGGGTGGAAGGCACCCGGTTCCTCTCGGAAACACTAGCCTCGTTGAAGAACCCTCCCCGAACCTTGATCTGTTCTTCGGCCATCGGTTTCTACGGCAACCGGGGCGATGAGGCTTTGGACGAAAAGAGTGCCCCGGGTCAAGGTTTCCTCCCGGACGTCTGCCAGGAATGGGAAACGGCCTGTGGGCCGGCACGGGACGCGGGCATCCGGGTGGTGAACCTCCGCACGGGGATCGTGCTCACGCCCCTCGGGGGCGCCCTGGCCAAGATGCTTCCCCCGTTCCGCATGGGCGGCGGCGGGATCATCGGCAGCGGCCGCCAATGGATGAGCTGGATCTCGCTCGAGGATCTCGTGGGCATCTTCCACTACGCCCTCCACGCGAAAGGCCTCCAGGGGCCGGTCAATGCCGTCGCGCCGACCCCCATGACCAACCGGGATCTCACGAAGGTCCTGGGAAAGGTCCTCGGGCGTCCGACCCTGTTCCCCCTGCCCGGGTTCATGGTGAAGGCCCTTTTCGGGGAGATGGGGGAGGCCCTGCTTTTGGAAGGTCAAAGGGTCCTGCCCCAAAGGCTCCAGGAAGCCGGGTTCCCTTTCCTTCATTCCGACCTGGAAAGCGCCCTCCGATGGGAATTGGGCCGATAA
- a CDS encoding Spy/CpxP family protein refolding chaperone, translating into MKKTLISGLALLGMLGAGLALADGTMGGGQDHPSWGKDGGKKLEMMQKKLDLTDDQVSKLKELYQGQKDANKSLRERLKADMKSLRDKVDAKASDSDLKSVLDSLSQDRQDLQAARQRMADKMRGILTPTQQAKMVLAMGDRAKGMKKMKGHRHGVDQESDTKGM; encoded by the coding sequence ATGAAAAAGACCCTGATTTCGGGTTTGGCTTTGCTGGGAATGCTGGGGGCCGGGTTGGCCTTGGCGGACGGGACCATGGGGGGCGGCCAAGACCATCCTTCCTGGGGGAAGGACGGTGGAAAAAAGCTGGAGATGATGCAAAAGAAACTGGACCTGACCGACGACCAGGTCTCCAAGCTGAAGGAACTTTATCAGGGCCAGAAGGACGCCAACAAATCCTTGCGGGAACGCCTGAAGGCCGACATGAAATCCCTCCGGGACAAGGTGGATGCCAAAGCTTCCGACTCGGACCTCAAGAGCGTCCTGGATTCCCTTTCCCAGGACCGTCAGGACCTCCAGGCCGCCCGTCAGCGGATGGCCGACAAAATGCGGGGCATCCTGACGCCCACCCAGCAGGCCAAGATGGTGCTGGCCATGGGGGACCGGGCCAAGGGGATGAAGAAGATGAAGGGCCATCGCCATGGCGTGGACCAGGAGAGCGATACCAAAGGTATGTAA
- a CDS encoding tetratricopeptide repeat protein — MSSAEELNKEAVSLYRNQDLAGAEELYHQAIQADPAYFPSQLNLGILYFKSGRYDDAIKECTKAVSLRPDHPSAHFHLGNAYYAKMWWEEALVEYERVFELDPDHIDVHFAMGGIYYNRGHKDKAVECWRKYVELAPSDSPKAKLAKEYVEGALANEVHIGKYIAE; from the coding sequence ATGTCTTCAGCCGAGGAACTCAATAAAGAAGCGGTGAGCCTCTACCGGAACCAGGACTTGGCCGGTGCCGAGGAGCTTTATCATCAGGCCATCCAGGCCGATCCCGCCTATTTCCCCTCCCAGTTGAACCTGGGCATCCTTTACTTCAAATCGGGCCGTTACGACGACGCCATCAAGGAATGCACCAAGGCGGTTTCCCTAAGGCCCGACCATCCCAGCGCCCATTTCCACCTGGGCAACGCCTATTACGCCAAGATGTGGTGGGAAGAAGCTTTGGTCGAGTACGAACGGGTCTTCGAACTGGACCCGGACCACATCGACGTGCATTTCGCCATGGGCGGCATCTATTACAACCGAGGCCACAAGGACAAGGCCGTCGAGTGCTGGCGCAAGTACGTGGAGCTGGCTCCGTCCGATTCACCCAAGGCCAAACTGGCCAAGGAATACGTGGAAGGGGCCCTCGCCAACGAGGTCCACATCGGCAAGTACATCGCCGAATAG
- the hisG gene encoding ATP phosphoribosyltransferase → MSNVLKLGLPKGSLQESTFHLFAKAGFKISSTSRSYFPNIDDPEMKAMLIRAQEMSRYVEDGTLDVGLTGRDWVMENGSQVQEVAELIYAKAGLRPVRWVLAAPANSPIKSVKDLEGKKIATELVNVSKQYLKKNGVKAHVEFSWGATEAKPPELADAIIEVTESGSSLRANNLVILETLMESNTLVIANQAAWGDPWKKKKIEDMVLLLKGALAAEEKVGLKMNVPRAKLDAVLKVLPSMNSPTVAALHDKDWVDVDTVVDEKTVRGMIPKLKDAGAEGIVEYPLNKVIP, encoded by the coding sequence ATGTCCAACGTGCTCAAGCTGGGGCTTCCCAAAGGCAGTCTCCAGGAATCCACCTTCCATCTTTTCGCCAAGGCTGGCTTCAAGATCTCCTCGACCTCCCGTTCTTATTTCCCGAACATCGACGATCCCGAGATGAAGGCCATGCTGATCCGCGCCCAGGAAATGAGCCGCTACGTCGAGGATGGGACGCTGGACGTGGGGTTGACCGGCCGGGACTGGGTGATGGAGAACGGCTCCCAGGTCCAGGAAGTGGCCGAGCTCATCTACGCCAAGGCGGGCCTTCGGCCCGTGCGCTGGGTGCTGGCGGCCCCCGCTAATTCCCCCATCAAGTCGGTCAAGGACCTGGAAGGCAAGAAGATCGCCACCGAACTGGTGAACGTCTCCAAGCAATACCTCAAGAAGAACGGGGTCAAAGCCCATGTGGAATTCTCCTGGGGCGCCACCGAGGCCAAGCCGCCCGAGCTGGCGGACGCCATCATCGAGGTGACCGAGAGCGGTTCGTCGTTACGGGCCAACAACCTGGTCATCCTGGAGACCCTGATGGAATCCAATACCCTGGTCATCGCCAACCAGGCGGCCTGGGGCGACCCTTGGAAGAAAAAGAAGATCGAGGACATGGTCCTCCTATTAAAAGGGGCCCTGGCGGCCGAGGAGAAGGTGGGCCTCAAGATGAACGTTCCCCGGGCTAAGCTGGACGCGGTCCTGAAGGTCCTCCCCTCGATGAATTCGCCCACGGTCGCGGCCCTGCACGACAAGGATTGGGTGGACGTGGACACGGTGGTGGACGAGAAAACGGTCCGGGGCATGATCCCCAAGCTCAAGGACGCGGGTGCCGAAGGCATCGTGGAATATCCCCTGAATAAGGTCATCCCCTAA
- the rlmN gene encoding 23S rRNA (adenine(2503)-C(2))-methyltransferase RlmN, whose product MIHLYEYTRDELTRMFTDWGQPRHVGAQVFQWLHRKRTGTFSEMTDLSKEFREQLAQRASLSSLVLHTRQASQDGTVKYLWKVPGEEGSADAFVESVLIPMARDEEGNPGRFTACLSTQAGCKMKCTFCATGVPKFQRDLTAAQIVAQILGMERDSGVRFNNVVVMGMGEPMDNYENTEKAMRILHEPEGLNLGRRRITLSTSGLIEKIERFTKDDWPVSLAVSLHSADDEIRSRLMPINRSNPLDRLWKAMRKYTYARRLPVTLEYILLKGVNDRPADAQKLASYCKDLLCKVNLIRYNPVPTLPFEAPEESDVEAFKGMLKAKKMRVFLRERKGVDIAAACGQLGFENTTSLGKA is encoded by the coding sequence ATGATCCACCTTTACGAATACACGCGCGATGAACTGACCCGAATGTTCACCGATTGGGGACAGCCCCGCCACGTCGGGGCCCAGGTCTTCCAATGGCTCCACCGGAAGAGGACCGGAACCTTCTCCGAGATGACCGACCTGTCCAAGGAATTCCGGGAACAACTGGCCCAGCGCGCTTCCCTCTCCTCCTTGGTGCTCCACACGCGCCAAGCCTCCCAGGACGGCACCGTCAAGTACCTTTGGAAGGTCCCCGGCGAGGAAGGCTCGGCCGACGCCTTCGTCGAGAGCGTGCTCATCCCCATGGCCCGCGACGAAGAGGGCAATCCCGGCCGTTTCACCGCCTGCCTTTCCACCCAGGCGGGCTGCAAGATGAAGTGCACCTTCTGCGCCACCGGGGTGCCCAAGTTCCAGCGGGACCTGACCGCCGCCCAGATCGTGGCCCAGATCCTGGGCATGGAACGCGATTCGGGGGTAAGGTTCAACAACGTGGTGGTCATGGGCATGGGCGAGCCCATGGACAATTACGAGAACACCGAGAAGGCCATGCGCATCCTCCACGAGCCCGAGGGGCTCAACCTGGGGCGGCGCCGCATCACCCTTTCCACCTCGGGACTCATCGAGAAGATCGAGCGTTTCACCAAGGACGACTGGCCGGTCTCCCTGGCGGTGTCGCTCCACAGCGCCGACGACGAGATCCGCAGCCGCCTCATGCCCATCAACCGCTCCAACCCCCTGGACCGGCTCTGGAAGGCCATGCGCAAATACACCTATGCCCGCCGCCTGCCGGTCACCCTGGAATACATCCTCTTGAAGGGGGTCAACGACCGGCCCGCGGACGCCCAAAAGCTGGCTTCCTACTGCAAGGACCTGCTCTGCAAGGTGAACCTTATCCGTTACAATCCGGTGCCCACCCTGCCCTTCGAGGCCCCCGAGGAAAGCGACGTGGAGGCCTTCAAGGGGATGCTCAAGGCCAAAAAGATGCGGGTTTTCCTGAGGGAGCGCAAGGGCGTGGACATCGCCGCCGCCTGCGGCCAACTGGGGTTCGAGAACACCACGTCCCTGGGAAAGGCCTGA
- a CDS encoding PASTA domain-containing protein, with the protein MTWLENRFQLPPEERKLTLRALRLLGLFTLVMFLAASAAKLYTQFHQPLIVPKVIGMDQSQAQSALSAKGLTAKVIKSIYDEHVPKGLVCFQNPKANSYMKRGQAVELVLSKGNPMVKVPALSGMSLPQAVIALAGAHLRLGKESLMNSPEARDQVLGQYPAPGEVVDSYTNVNALVSNGIPDPAYVMPNLEKKPLERAFKILRPAGIIIDKITTEVHDDMETEIILSQTPAPGTKVQRKGMVSFVISGKSDAGTPRYAKVAFDMPEGSPKRLQIDILDISGTRTIYNRMESPKDHVELGVSVKGKASAQIYLNQEFVKEIPIE; encoded by the coding sequence ATGACCTGGCTCGAAAACCGATTCCAACTCCCGCCCGAAGAAAGGAAATTGACCCTCCGGGCCCTCCGCCTGCTGGGGCTCTTTACCCTGGTGATGTTCCTGGCCGCCTCCGCGGCCAAGCTCTACACCCAGTTCCATCAGCCCCTCATCGTGCCCAAGGTCATCGGGATGGACCAGTCCCAGGCCCAAAGCGCCCTTTCGGCCAAGGGCCTCACCGCCAAGGTCATCAAGAGCATCTACGACGAGCACGTTCCCAAGGGCCTGGTCTGTTTCCAGAACCCCAAGGCCAATTCTTATATGAAGCGGGGACAAGCGGTGGAACTGGTCCTGAGTAAGGGCAACCCCATGGTGAAGGTGCCGGCCCTGTCCGGCATGTCCTTGCCCCAGGCCGTGATCGCCCTGGCCGGGGCCCATCTGCGGTTGGGCAAGGAGTCGCTCATGAACTCCCCGGAAGCCCGTGACCAGGTGCTGGGACAATACCCGGCGCCGGGCGAGGTGGTGGACTCCTATACGAACGTCAACGCCCTGGTCTCCAACGGGATCCCGGACCCGGCCTATGTGATGCCCAACCTGGAGAAGAAACCCCTGGAGCGGGCCTTCAAGATCCTCCGGCCGGCCGGCATCATCATCGACAAGATCACCACCGAGGTTCACGACGATATGGAGACGGAGATCATCCTGTCCCAGACCCCCGCCCCCGGGACCAAGGTCCAACGCAAGGGCATGGTCTCCTTCGTCATCAGCGGCAAGAGCGATGCCGGAACGCCCCGCTACGCCAAGGTGGCCTTCGACATGCCCGAGGGGAGCCCCAAACGGCTCCAGATCGACATCCTGGACATCTCGGGGACGAGGACCATCTACAACCGCATGGAGTCGCCCAAGGACCACGTGGAGCTCGGTGTCAGCGTCAAGGGCAAGGCCAGCGCCCAGATCTACCTGAACCAGGAATTCGTCAAAGAGATCCCCATTGAATAG
- a CDS encoding FecR family protein: protein MFLRSILLGILLGLPVRILADTHTDTASRFPAQYILDSIQGKVQVRSKGVTVLEDAKEDQVVLEGDTILTGPDSKVSLVLNTMTMTQIGEKSQVTVGKLVKKGTSGFLSRLKLSFGKILSQVEKLATSHSSFEIEAGGVVCGVRGTAFEVSVEGSQVTDSTFEGSVEMKNGPQSRMVDADHHSEFDGDRKEFLRQRLVTDRERERYQNWKRFRDLAVRRQKEREQALRSFESLDKPERDQLWEGLDQVRARDRFMILRRIMREGNLRDRRRILDESVHSRVDAVGNRERLREKAAEERERNLRKLKKD from the coding sequence ATGTTCCTTCGCTCCATTCTTCTCGGCATCCTCCTCGGGCTCCCGGTCCGCATCCTGGCGGACACCCACACGGACACCGCTTCCCGTTTCCCCGCCCAATACATCCTGGATAGCATCCAAGGCAAGGTCCAGGTGCGCTCGAAAGGCGTCACGGTCCTGGAGGACGCCAAGGAGGACCAGGTCGTGCTGGAAGGGGACACGATCCTGACGGGTCCCGACTCCAAGGTTTCCCTCGTGCTCAATACCATGACCATGACCCAGATCGGCGAGAAAAGCCAGGTCACGGTGGGGAAACTGGTGAAAAAGGGGACTTCCGGCTTCCTGAGCCGCTTAAAGCTGTCCTTCGGAAAGATCCTTTCCCAGGTGGAGAAATTGGCGACCAGCCACTCGTCCTTCGAGATCGAGGCGGGAGGCGTGGTTTGCGGCGTGCGCGGGACCGCCTTCGAGGTCTCGGTGGAAGGCAGCCAGGTCACGGACAGCACCTTTGAGGGCTCGGTGGAGATGAAGAACGGCCCCCAGTCCCGGATGGTGGACGCGGACCATCACTCGGAGTTCGACGGGGACCGGAAGGAATTCCTCCGGCAACGGCTCGTCACCGACCGGGAGCGGGAACGTTACCAGAATTGGAAGAGGTTCCGGGACCTAGCGGTCCGCCGCCAGAAGGAAAGGGAACAGGCCTTGCGGTCCTTCGAGTCGCTCGACAAGCCCGAACGGGACCAATTGTGGGAAGGGCTGGACCAGGTGCGGGCCCGCGACCGGTTCATGATCCTGCGGCGGATCATGCGGGAGGGCAACCTGAGAGACCGCCGCCGGATCCTGGACGAGTCGGTCCACTCGCGGGTCGATGCGGTCGGGAACCGGGAGAGGCTGAGGGAGAAGGCGGCCGAGGAGCGTGAGCGGAACTTGAGGAAGCTGAAGAAGGACTGA